In a genomic window of Macaca nemestrina isolate mMacNem1 chromosome 18, mMacNem.hap1, whole genome shotgun sequence:
- the LOC105485917 gene encoding large ribosomal subunit protein bL28m produces the protein MPLHKYPVWLWKRLRLREGICARLPGHYLRSLEEERTPTPVHYRPHGVKFKINPKNGQRERVEDVPIPIYFPPESQRGLWGGEGWILGQRYANDDKLSKRLKKVWKPQLFERELYSEILDKKFTVTVTMRTLDLIDEAYGFDFYILKTPKEDLCSKFGMDLKRGMLLRLARQDPQLHPEDPERRAAIYDKYKEFAIPEEEAEWVGLTLEEAIEKQRLLEEKDPVPLFKIYVAELIQRLQQQALSEPVVVQKTASGQ, from the exons ATGCCTCTACACAAGTATCCCGTGTGGCTCTGGAAGCGGCTGCGGCTGCGAGAGGGCATCTGTGCCCGCCTGCCTGGCCACTACCTGCGCTCCCTGGAGGAGGAGCGGACGCCCACTCCCGTGCACTATAGGCCTCATGGGGTCAAGTTCAAGATCAACCCCAAGAACGGGCAGCGGGAGCGTGTGGAGGACGTGCCTATCCCCATCTACTTTCCCCCCGAGTCCCAGCGGGGGTTGTGGGGCGGCGAGGGCTGGATCCTGGGCCAAAGATACGCCAACGACGACAAG CTCTCCAAGAGGCTGAAGAAGGTGTGGAAGCCACAGCTGTTTGAGCGAGAGCTCTACAGTGAGATCCTGGACAAGAAGTTCACGGTGACCGTGACCATGCGGACCCTGGACCTCATCGATGAGGCTTACGGGTTCGACTTTTACATCCTCAAG ACCCCGAAGGAAGACCTGTGCTCAAAGTTCGGGATGGACCTGAAGCGAGGGATGCTGCTGCGGCTTGCCCGGCAGGACCCCCAGCTGCACCCCGAGGACCCCGAGCGGCGGGCGGCCATCTACGACAAATACAAG gaatttgCCATcccagaggaggaggcagagtgGGTGGGCCTCACACTGGAGGAGGCCATTGAGAAGCAGAGACTTCTGGAGGAAAAG GACCCTGTACCCCTGTTCAAGATCTACGTGGCGGAGCTGATCCAGCGGCTGCAGCAGCAGGCACTGTCAGAGCCGGTGGTGGTGCAGAAGACAGCCAGTGGCCAGTGA
- the PGAP6 gene encoding post-GPI attachment to proteins factor 6 isoform X4, with protein sequence MEPDVPLPHTLLSHPSYLKVFVPDYTRELLLELRDCVSSGSLGCPVRLTVGPVTLPSNFQKVLTCTSAPWPCRLLLPSPPWDRWLQVTAESLVGPLGTVTFSAVAALTACRPQSVTIQPLLQSSQNQSFNASTGLPSLSPGHQYLGRSGSVDRSPFCLINYPVMREDLDVVSVHFQLLDRVSVRVCPNTPSMMRLRLNTGMDSGGSLTISLRANKTEMRNETVIVACVNAASPFLGFNSSLNCTTAFFQGYPLSLSAWSLRANLIIPYPETDNWYLSLQLMCPENAEECEQAVVHVETTLYLVPCLNDCGPYGQCLLLRRHSYLYAGCSCKAGWRGWSCTDNSTAQTVAQQRAAALLLTLSNLMFLAPITVSVQRFFLVEASVYAYTMFFSTFYHACDQPGEAVLCILNYDTLQYCDFLGSGAAIWVTILCMARLKAVLKYVLFLLGTLVIAMSLQLDRRGIWNMLGPCLFAFVIMASMWTYRCGHRRQCYPTSWQRWAFYLLPGISMASVGVAIYTSMMTSDNYYYTHSIWHVLLAGSAALLLPPPDEHAEPWACSQKFPCHYQICKNDREELYTVT encoded by the exons ATGGAGCCGGATGTGCCCCTTCCACACACTCTCCTCTCCCACCCCAGCTACCTCAA GGTCTTTGTCCCCGATTACACGCGGGAGCTTCTGCTGGAGCTGCGGGACTGTGTGTCCAGCGGGAGCCTGGGTTGCCCTGTGCGTCTCACCGTGGGCCCGGTCACCCTGCCTAGCAACTTCCAGAAGGTGCTCACCTGCACCAGTGCCCCCTGGCCCTGTCGCCTGCTGCTGCCCTCACCGCCCTGGGACCGGTGGCTGCAAGTGACAGCTGAGAGCCTGGTGGGGCCCCTCGGGACAGTGACTTTCAGTGCTGTAGCTGCCCTCACAG CTTGCAGGCCACAGAGTGTAACCATCCAGCCCCTTCTGCAGAGCAGCCAAAACCAGAGCTTCAATGCCTCCACTGGTCTGCCCTCCCTGAGCCCCGGCCACCAGTATCTGGGCAGGAGTGGCAGCGTGGACCGCAGCCCCTTCTGCCTCATAAACTACCCAGTCATGCGGGAGGACTTGGACGTGGTGTCCGTGCACTTCCAGCTCCTGGACAGGGTCTCGGTGAGGGTGTGTCCAAACACACCGTCCATGATGCGACTGCGCCTGAACACCGGCATGGACAGCGGGGGCTCCCTCACCATCTCCCTGCGGGCCAACAAG ACAGAGATGCGGAATGAGACCGTCATAGTGGCCTGTGTGAACGCTGCCTCACCCTTCCTTGGCTTCAACAGTTCGCTCAACTGCACCACAG CCTTCTTCCAGGGCTACCCCTTGTCTCTGAGCGCCTGGTCTCTCAGGGCCAACCTCATCATCCCCTACCCAGAGACAGACAACTGGTACCTCTCTCTACAGCTCATGTGTCCTGAGAACGCTGA GGAGTGTGAGCAGGCTGTGGTCCATGTGGAGACCACCTTGTACCTGGTGCCCTGTCTGAACGATTGTGGACCCTACGGCCAGTGCCTCCTGCTCCGCAGACATAGCTACCTGTATGCCGGCTGCAGCTGCAAGGCAG GCTGGCGTGGGTGGAGCTGCACGGACAACAGCACAGCCCAGACGGTGGCCCAGCAGAGGGCAGCCGCACTGCTGCTCACGCTCAGCAACCTCATGTTCCTGGCCCCCATCACCGTCTCAGTGCAGCGATTCTTCCTGGTTGAGGCCTCCGTCTACGCCTACACCATGTTCTTCTCCACG TTCTACCACGCCTGCGACCAGCCCGGGGAGGCGGTGCTGTGTATCCTCAACTACGACACGCTGCAGTACTGCGACTTCCTGGGCTCCGGGGCAGCCATCTGGGTCACCATCCTGTGCATGGCGCGGCTCAAGGCAGTCCTGAAATAC GTGCTGTTTCTTCTGGGCACACTGGTCATCGCCATGTCCTTGCAGCTGGACCGCAGGGGCATCTGGAACATGCTGGGGCCCTGCCTCTTTGCCTTCGTGATCATGGCCTCCATGTGG ACTTACCGCTGCGGGCACCGGCGCCAGTGCTACCCCACCTCGTGGCAGCGCTGGGCCTTCTACCTCCTGCCCGGCATCTCCATGGCGTCCGTGGGCGTTGCCATCTATACCTCCATGATGACCAGCGACAACTACTATTACACCCACAGCATCTGGCACGTCCTGCTGGCCGGGAGCGCAGCCTTGCTGCTGCCGCCACCTGATGAGCACGCTGAGCCCTGGGCCTGCTCGCAGAAATTCCCCTGCCACTATCAGATCTGTAAGAACGATCGGGAGGAACTGTACACGGTGACATGA